TTGGTGATGACAGAGTGCAGGAAAACGAAGTGGGGGAAAAAGGCAAAATGGAAATCATAAACCGGAGTctaaactaaaatatactttttaaaaaattataataatggttACAAGTACGTATAAGCCCACGGTTTTATATATCTTTAAATGTAAAGCAATAAaaggtatatattttttaaccaTAAAGTACTCTTAAAAACAGCATACCCCATAATAcccattgaaaaaaaaaaacaaaagcgtaGCATCTGTGTGTAAGCAAGGATGAGAACGTGTGTTGGGCTACTTGGGGTCGTCTGGACAAACATTACCCATCGTCGGACACCACCGGACATGACCAAATGAAAATGTGTAAGGTTGCCCCTGGcggcgtcgtcgtcgtcgcctTCGCCGCACAATTATTACTTCAACTTTTCATTTGGGTCTCTCCACTTTgcgggttttatttttttcttttttgctcCCCGGAGTCTGGAGGTGCTGCAGGATAACTGAATGGTAGCAGGATACTCCTGGCGCTGGCTTGTAATTTCGCTTCCTGCGTctcatttttcatattttagcGCTTTGAGTGCCATTTGGCAAACTGCACAACTGGAAACGGCAACAGCAATGGCAATGGCGACTGCCCAACAAGGTAAACAGACAATTTCTCAAGCGACTAATGCCCTGACTTATTGTCGGACTCAAGGGGCAGGATTGGAATGAGTAAGTGTGGGACATGTTCTTGTGCCAGCAGACAAACCTCAAAGTGGCCATTGGAGTGGGTGACGAGTTAAAGATACTGACCACCACCTCTGAATAGGGTCAAATTTTAAAAGTGGAGATTAGtcaaaagaaacaaaattaagtaaaaagtAAATACGATTCTTAACAATAAGCAACAATAATATTTAAGCATAAATTGTTATGCAGGTTGAAGTTCATTcataaatgtatgtatataagcATTAAGGTTAAGATATTCTAAAAATAAGATTAAgattttactaaaaataaattaactatGGCGATATAACCGTATTAAAATCTAAGATatgtatctatatattttactCTGAAGTTTAAAAACCCTTATTGAGCTTGAAAAATCTCATTCCTTAAGATTTCTGATCCGAGTAAAGATCAAAAGCCCatttatagatatatatagatatctGCTTATGATGGTCGCCGCGATTTCAGACACACAAAGAAAGAAAGAGTTCAATTGCTGTCGAACAGAGAGATTCGAGTTCAATGTCAAATAGCTGACCTTTAGCCAGAGGACAGCCAAAAATGGCAAACGGGCGGTAACAGATTGCGCATACGACCTGTTGAAACAGTCGAACGTCGCAATTGCAAAAAGCAGCACAGAATTACGAGGGGAAAACGCAgcattataaacaaaaactgccTACAAGGGAGGCGAAGTAGGGCGAAAGCGAGAAGAGGCCATAAAGAGCCTAGCAAAAGTACAGAATTTATGTGTATAAGTAAGCCACGAAGGTCATATTAAATTGCCATAAAGAGCTATCGATTTTATCTGCAACAAAAGAGTCGAGGAAAATCGCTGCGCACAAGAAAATGCTCCAGCATCCTAACGAGGACACTGACACCGCCGACGAAAGTCGGAGGGAAATGTAGGAAGAGCAAAgaaggccaaaaaaaaaaagggaacaaAAGGGAAAGAACACCCAGCGGGCAGTCGGAAAATCCATAAAGAGGCGCGTCTGTCGAGGGGCTAGGCAAAAGTTTTTCCACCGCCCACACCAGCCCCCACCTACCCGCACTCTTGTCGGGGCTCCTATTTCTTCCCCCGCCCGGCTCCCCTCTGACTCTGGCTAATTAGAAAAGTTTGCCCCTTTCCAATTTGGCCGAGAGCTGAGCGCTCATAGGTGCGAGTAGCCGAGTCGCCATTTTTTAGCCCACGTGGCGTATGAGCGACGGAGATGGAGAGTGGCAGTGTCACACCTACCCACCTCTATCTCACGTAGCCAGGAGCTCGTCCATTGGCTGGCATAAATCACAGCTGCTCCCCCAGCTGCTCCCGCTTTTCCAGCTTTTCCTGGCGAGCACCTAACGCACTCGGAGAGACACACCTTCCGGTCCTGGCGGCTGGCGGGGTTGGGTTGGGTTCGCTTTGGTTTGGTTTAGTTTGGCTTGGTTCGAGTCCCAGCGCACCTGCTCTCTCTTGGCCctcgctctctctctgtcGCACATCGTGCCTTCTTGCTCTGGCCCCTTTGCTTTCTCATTTGTATTTACCTAAGACAGCAGGAGCAGTAAAAAAAACGTAGAAGAAAAAACGAGTACCTAACGAGCAAAAGCTGCGCACCTAAATCTGCGCTACACAAAAACTCCAGACGAGATGAGAGCACCTCACCagctcgcacacacacacaggcagaCACTCACGCATACCACTGAAGGCGGAGAAAGGTGAAAGCCGAGAGAGATGAGACGAGACGTTGACGAGGACACGATGCTGGAAAATGACGATGACGTTGATGGGGAAGACGGAAAAGGTGAGAGAAGAGTAGGGGCTGTAAGCCAGAGGACGGGGGAGAAAGTAGGAAATTAGAAGAAAACCGAACCTCTGCGAAAATGAAGATTGAATCGATAGAATTCCCGTTCTAGCCATTCACTAACGACCTTAAGAGTGCAATCTAAGTTTTATGCAGCCATAAATCAAATTGCAAGGCTTTCGCGAGGAAGAGGTTTTTCCTCGCCGTCGGAAAAGCACACGAGCCCCACCCCACCCCCTACACCCCCCTCGAAGGTGCTTGGCTTTGGTTGGCTGCCAACATTTTCGTGCTCACCTTAAAAAGCGTAGGTAGACCAACCCATATATGCCAGCGAGAGCAAGCGAGCCAGCAGGACAGGCAACAACCTGTCTCTGATTGTGTATGTGTGTCGGTGTGCGACGGTATGTGTGAGAGCGAAGCCAACGAACGAAAAACGTACGACGAATGAGACGGTGAACTGTTACTTGCGGTTGAGGTTGCAG
The Drosophila bipectinata strain 14024-0381.07 chromosome 3R, DbipHiC1v2, whole genome shotgun sequence DNA segment above includes these coding regions:
- the LOC108127989 gene encoding uncharacterized protein yields the protein MVAGYSWRWLVISLPASHFSYFSALSAIWQTAQLETATAMAMATAQQGKQTGMSKCGTCSCASRQTSKWPLEWVTS